One genomic segment of Vicia villosa cultivar HV-30 ecotype Madison, WI unplaced genomic scaffold, Vvil1.0 ctg.000148F_1_1, whole genome shotgun sequence includes these proteins:
- the LOC131624668 gene encoding uncharacterized protein LOC131624668, whose translation MGKLEEVSEAVSHASKIMKYIYNHYFALYLMRQNTGGKEILRLDPTRFATNFIIFQSIMSLKDALRAMVTSKEWTTTTYSKDVKAKKFVEKVLDSSFWSTCADIVKITEPLVRVLRNVDSEDKPTKGYLYRAMYKAREEIEKRFRRNKLKVEPYLKILDNRWDAQLRKNLHAAGYWLNPSCRFGLEYEKNKYTTQGLLDVIEKYAYDSKNLRSKLTVEMSSFKNCEGSFGRITVVENRDEGLPDQWWDTYGTEAPNLQKLAIQILSQTCSASGCERNWSVFEHIHSKKRNRLEHQKLNDPIYVRYNLRLQNRNKKKQNYDHINFETLGYHSNWVLEDSPPFFTIEEVKALHKDLASMTFQPISDDIDELNLDEVDVEGDAQLNFGENNQSNDIIDGEDVANANDFAGDGFDIEGDLNIEIILPPWN comes from the exons ATGGGGAAATTAGAGGAAGTAAGTGAGGCAGTGTCACATGCTTCAAAAATTATGAAATACATATATAATCATTATTTTGCATTGTATTTGATGAGACAAAATACAGGTGGAAAAGAAATACTCCGTCTTGATCCAACCCGCTTTGCTACTAATTTCATTATATTCCAAAGTATTATGTCTCTTAAAGATGCACTAAGAGCCATGGTAACATCCAAAGAGTGGACAACCACAACTTATTCCAAAGATGTCAAGGCAAAGAAATTTGTGGAAAAAGTCTTAGACTCAAGCTTTTGGTCTACATGTGCTGACATAGTAAAAATTACAGAACCTCTTGTACGTGTGTTGCGTAATGTTGATAGTGAAGATAAACCGACTAAGGGATATCTCTATCGAGCTATGTATAAAGCAAGAGAGGAGATTGAGAAGAGGTTTAGAAGAAATAAGCTGAAAGTAGAACCTTATTTGAAGATCTTGGATAATCGTTGGGATGCACAACTTCGGAAAAATCTTCATGCTGCTGGTTATTGGTTAAATCCATCTTGTAGATTTGGTCTGGAATATGAAAAAAACAAGTACACCACCCAAGGCCTTTTGGATGTCATTGAAAAGTATGCTTATGATAGTAAGAACTTGCGATCTAAATTAACTGTTGAGATGAGTTCATTCAAAAATTGTGAAGGTAGTTTTGGAAGGATAACAGTCGTAGAAAACCGAGATGAAGGTTTGCCAG ATCAATGGTGGGACACTTATGGAACTGAAGCGCCCAATTTGCAAAAGCTGGCTATTCAGATTTTGAGTCAAACTTGTAGTGCATCTGGTTGTGAACGAAATTGGAGTGTGTTTGAACACATTCATTCAAAAAAGAGAAATAGGTTGGAGCATCAAAAGCTTAACGATCCCATTTATGTTCGTTACAATTTACGGCTACAAAATAG AAACAAGAAGAAACAAAATTATGATCATATTAATTTTGAAACACTTGGTTATCATTCTAATTGGGTGTTGGAGGATTCACCACCATTCTTTACCATTGAGGAGGTGAAAGCACTACACAAAGATCTTGCTAGTATGACATTCCAACCTATTTCAGATGATATTG ATGAATTAAATTTGGATGAGGTTGATGTTGAGGGTGATGCACAACTTAACTTCGGAGAAAACAACCAAAGTAATGATATCATTGATGGGGAAGATGTTGCAAATGCGAATGATTTTGCCGGAGATGGTTTTGATATTGAAGGAGATCtcaacattgaaataattttacCTCCTTGGAACTAA